Proteins encoded together in one Cydia pomonella isolate Wapato2018A chromosome 10, ilCydPomo1, whole genome shotgun sequence window:
- the LOC133521763 gene encoding uncharacterized protein K02A2.6-like gives MWGYRVAIPSSLQATILKQLHVSHMGVIKTKSLARSYVWWPNIDADVEALCRACPTCAAEAPAPPHAPPASWPYVARPWTRLHADFLSLKGKTFFVVIDSSTKWLEICEMSRTNASAVIKELRAIFARFGVPEQFVSDQGPPFTSSDLKDFLVKCGIRQSFSPVYHPASNGAAEGAVKLCKRAIKKAYRENVDIDAALQTYLLAYRNSVHSTTGESPAMLLQRRPLRTRLDLLRGEVALQERVQAAQARQTAAAGGKPRSFAPGDEVWARGYGAGDKWVKGTVIGPESSRTYSLSRDNGGSIVRHIDQVRRRSRMSTVPCPKQTVEADEGESDVEGLGGPTEVEKDSTVMVEREIVPMLTSTSDVRSDSDLIPPPPREPLTRPPMNLRPLPHRKLKLEID, from the coding sequence ATGTGGGGCTACCGAGTCGCAATACCGTCCAGTTTGCAGGCGACAATCCTTAAACAGCTACACGTTAGTCACATGGGTGTAATTAAGACTAAATCTTTAGCTCGCAGTTACGTGTGGTGGCCGAATATTGACGCAGACGTAGAGGCACTATGCCGCGCGTGCCCAACGTGCGCGGCTGAGGCGCCGGCACCACCTCATGCGCCGCCCGCGTCCTGGCCGTACGTAGCGCGTCCTTGGACAAGACTTCATGCGGATTTCTTGTCTTTAAAAGGAAAAACTTTCTTTGTTGTGATAGATTCCAGTACCAAGTGGTTAGAAATTTGTGAAATGTCGCGCACGAATGCATCGGCGGTTATTAAAGAGCTACGCGCTATATTTGCACGTTTTGGGGTTCCCGAACAATTTGTGTCCGACCAAGGACCACCGTTTACCAGTTCGGATTTAAAAGATTTCTTGGTTAAATGCGGTATTCGGCAGTCTTTCTCGCCGGTTTACCATCCGGCTTCGAACGGGGCGGCGGAGGGTGCTGTTAAATTGTGCAAACGCGCCATCAAGAAAGCGTACAGGGAAAACGTTGACATAGATGCGGCTTTGCAAACTTATTTATTAGCGTATAGAAATAGTGTGCACAGCACGACAGGGGAGAGTCCAGCAATGCTCCTACAGCGGCGTCCATTGCGCACCCGGCTGGACCTGCTACGCGGAGAGGTCGCGCTGCAGGAGCGAGTGCAGGCGGCGCAGGCGCGCCAGACGGCGGCCGCGGGAGGAAAGCCGCGTTCGTTCGCCCCGGGTGACGAAGTCTGGGCGCGGGGATATGGTGCGGGGGACAAGTGGGTCAAGGGAACCGTGATAGGGCCAGAGAGCTCGCGCACTTACAGCCTAAGTAGGGATAACGGAGGGTCGATAGTCAGACACATAGATCAAGTTAGGCGCAGATCCCGTATGTCTACCGTGCCTTGTCCAAAACAAACAGTGGAGGCGGACGAGGGTGAGAGCGATGTCGAGGGCCTAGGTGGCCCGACGGAGGTGGAAAAAGACTCGACAGTAATGGTCGAAAGAGAAATTGTCCCTATGCTTACGAGCACAAGTGACGTCCGGTCAGATTCCGATCTTATTCCACCACCGCCTCGAGAACCGCTGACACGACCGCCAATGAATCTTAGACCTTTACCGCATCGTAAACTTAAGTTAGAAatcgattaa